One Phycisphaera mikurensis NBRC 102666 DNA window includes the following coding sequences:
- the kdsB gene encoding 3-deoxy-manno-octulosonate cytidylyltransferase, with translation MPPAAPRVLAVLPARFASTRFPGKPLADDTGKPLIRHVVERVAEARSVHRVVVATDDERIREAVGAFGAEAVMTGEHDNGTSRIAEAVDALEAGGGEPFDVVLNVQGDEPEVPAATIDALVMGLIARPDADMATLASVFEPGEDPANTNIVKLVADRRGFAMYFSRSLVPFDRDAERLGRRPGMTDPARGGGSHPGWTLPGPGPFKHPGLYAYRRAFLRTYASLPPAPLEETEKLEQLRVLEHGHRIAVVLAAAPHPGIDTPEQYDDFVKRWTAANPA, from the coding sequence AAGCCGCTGGCGGACGACACCGGGAAGCCGCTGATCCGGCACGTCGTCGAGCGGGTGGCGGAGGCGCGGAGCGTGCACCGCGTGGTCGTCGCCACCGACGACGAACGCATCCGCGAGGCGGTCGGGGCCTTCGGCGCCGAGGCCGTCATGACCGGCGAACACGACAACGGGACCTCACGGATCGCCGAGGCCGTGGACGCCCTGGAAGCCGGCGGTGGGGAGCCCTTCGACGTCGTGCTCAACGTGCAGGGCGACGAGCCCGAGGTGCCGGCCGCCACCATCGACGCGCTCGTTATGGGGCTGATCGCCCGACCCGACGCCGACATGGCCACGCTCGCCAGCGTGTTCGAGCCCGGCGAAGACCCGGCCAACACGAACATCGTGAAGCTCGTCGCCGACCGCCGCGGGTTCGCGATGTACTTCTCCCGCAGCCTCGTGCCCTTTGACCGCGACGCCGAACGCCTCGGCCGCCGCCCCGGCATGACCGATCCGGCCCGGGGTGGCGGGAGCCACCCCGGCTGGACGCTGCCCGGGCCCGGCCCCTTCAAGCACCCCGGCCTGTACGCCTACCGCCGCGCCTTCCTCCGCACCTACGCGTCGCTCCCGCCGGCCCCGCTCGAGGAAACCGAGAAGCTCGAGCAGCTGCGCGTGCTCGAGCACGGCCACCGCATCGCCGTGGTCCTCGCCGCCGCCCCGCACCCCGGCATCGACACGCCCGAGCAGTACGACGACTTCGTGAAGCGTTGGACCGCCGCGAATCCCGCTTGA